Genomic window (Sulfurovum sp. NBC37-1):
ACCGAGGGTTCGAATCCCTTCCTCTCAGCCATAAAAACACAAACTTCATTACATCCATAAATACATCAACTCAGAACTTTTCCAAAGCTTGAAAAATTTTCCAAGTACATAAACCATAGCATATTAAGAAAGCTATTGGATGAACTATTAGAATTTGCTATCAACCAATAGGTGAACCATTAAAAAAATACGAAAGGTTAAAAATGGGTTACAAGATCACTGTTAAACAGGGTAATCTTCTGGAAGAAGAGAATGCCACTTTTATTGTCAATGCTTCCAATACACGCTTGATCCTTGGTTCCGGTGTATCAATGTCATTTAAAAGGCATTGTGGACACGAATTGCAAGAAGAGATGGGTTTTAAACTTGATGCTATCGGAGAGGAACTACGCAAAGGTGATATAGTTGCGACCTCATCAGCCAATGCCAAAAATTTCAGATATGCTCTTCATGTAGCCATTATGGATTACAATAAAGGCACCAAGGAGTGTAACAAGTACCCTGCACTTAACGATATTGAAATAGCCCTTGAAAATATTGAGCCCTATCTGGAATGGTATGCAAAAGAGCATACCGAACCAATGAAATTAGTACTTCCCTTGCTTGGCTGTGGTACCGGCGGTTTAGATGTTTGTAAGGTAAGCAATCTTTATAAATCTTTCCTTTCAAGGGATGTATCTTTTGACTGTAATGTAGTAATCTATGGATACAGTGAAAAAGATTAT
Coding sequences:
- a CDS encoding macro domain-containing protein, which encodes MGYKITVKQGNLLEEENATFIVNASNTRLILGSGVSMSFKRHCGHELQEEMGFKLDAIGEELRKGDIVATSSANAKNFRYALHVAIMDYNKGTKECNKYPALNDIEIALENIEPYLEWYAKEHTEPMKLVLPLLGCGTGGLDVCKVSNLYKSFLSRDVSFDCNVVIYGYSEKDYELIKSFMIPSS